From Aspergillus fumigatus Af293 chromosome 3, whole genome shotgun sequence, a single genomic window includes:
- a CDS encoding class I SAM-dependent methyltransferase has product MTQSNGNAVSSASDPYRLNRNIAASTRLSLQHYIWKENMGYLLHPSIDVSRPDLAIADVGTGTAIWILDLLRQLPNAKFHGFDISSEQYPAPGFLPPNVSLSKLDILGEIPEEYREKFDVVHARLLVQVVNQAGSDPVPVIRNMMKLLKPGGYLQWEEPNDDASKRPIVKADPANSSENAEKLLQRLDARFRAATPASWSVALAETFKEQGLQNVVREEFSTDTYLLLLDQTNYLGLFGELISKLDGDLKEELTQLHANTVAEARKGLSWKVRRFAFLGQKP; this is encoded by the exons ATGACCCAGTCCAACGGCAACGCGGTGTCCTCGGCGTCAGATCCATATCGCCTCAATCGCAATATCGCGGCTTCGACCCGTCTTAGCCTCCAGCACTACATCTGGAAGGAGAATATGGGATATCTCCTGCACCCGTCCATTGATGTCTCTCGCCCAGATCTCGCCATTGCTGATGTAGGAACAGGCACTGC GATTTGgatcctcgacctcctccgTCAACTCCCCAACGCGAAGTTCCACGGCTTCGACATCTCGAGCGAGCAGTACCCCGCCCCCGGGTTCCTCCCCCCTAACGTATCCCTTAGCAAACTCGATATCCTGGGCGAGATCCCGGAAGAATACAGAGAAAAGTTCGATGTTGTCCATGCGCGTCTGCTTGTGCAAGTGGTCAACCAAGCGGGCAGCGATCCGGTGCCCGTCATTCGAAACatgatgaagctgctca AACCTGGGGGCTACCTACAATGGGAGGAGCCCAATGACGACGCGAGCAAGCGCCCAATCGTCAAGGCAGACCCGGCCAATTCGTCTGAGAATGCCGAAAAGCTTCTGCAGCGCCTTGATGCTCGTTTCCGCGCCGCGACCCCGGCATC GTGGTCTGTGGCTCTAGCTGAGACGTTCAAGGAGCAAGGCCTGCAAAATGTGGTTCGGGAGGAATTCTCCACCGACACCTACCTGCTACTTCTGGACCAGACGAATTACCTCGGTCTATTCGGAGAGCTGATCAGCAAGTTGGATGGGGATCTTAAGGAGGAGCTCACCCAGCTGCATGCCAACACAGTTGCTGAGGCCAGAAAGGGTCTTTCTTGGAAGGTGCGCCGCTTTGCTTTCTTGGGACAGAAGCCTTGA
- a CDS encoding class I SAM-dependent methyltransferase, with amino-acid sequence MQDIINKFPPLPTPPAKLKEELHEARNKCILSNFNTNVAEYVGLIADKSRGLRTLKNVAGTGGTTYYVLERLPGFLAKAAERFSKDAVILEFLTLNIEEDPLAQGFQAESFDLIVCANVLHATRSMQETVAHCRCFLKLGGKLVLSEVTIGGLGGICRGISRWLRRRA; translated from the exons AtgcaggatatcatcaacaAATTCCCTCCGCTGCCTACCCCTCCAGCCAAGTTAAAGGAAGAACTCCACGAAGCACGCAACAAGTGCATTCTGTCCAA CTTCAACACGAACGTTGCTGAGTATGTCGGTTTGATCGCGGACAAATCCCGAGGCCTCCGAACCCTGAAAAACGTTGCCGGAACTGGAGGCACAACCTACTATGTCCTGGAGAGGCT CCCCGGTTTTCTGGCTAAAGCCGCCGAACGATTCTCCAAGGACGCAGTAATCCTGGAGTTTTTGACGCTGAACATCGAAGAGGATCCGCTAGCACAGGGTTTTCAGGCTGAGTCATTTGACCTGATTGTATGTGCCAATGTCCTGCATGCCACGCGGTCAATGCAGGAGACTGTAGCCCACTGTCGGTGCTTTCTGAAACTGGGAGGCAAGCTCGTGCTGTCAGAGGTGACAATCGGCGGCCTCGGCGGTATCTGCCGTGGGATCAGTCGCTGGCTACGGAGAAGGGCGTGA
- a CDS encoding Zn(II)2Cys6 transcription factor: protein MICMDSAVKLGKAARSLNGCWTCRVRKKKCDETRPVCRSCSYFGLECHGYGPKPEWMDNGRLQKEQAAKFKRIVSQRKASNRKDRQSREVRSSLDCNQSLGPVSTGDVPTHIASSATSAPLPFHDCNDVGGHGPFFDTILSSFMDPTWGPLPNYDYVATAAQSLMKEEHHQHPSAFFRNMDSTQSSLSPGSSGDVSWLAPDMMGLHEVKAVRSAIVQHDEKGHSTNERPFSMGNEWAWDSSSNGNGFSSHASVSDYAAGKPTAPGQFVASGDDQKHRAPPEALIEPLRQRGAEDTLFMHYLDRVFYIQFPFYLSRNPRGRACLFSIIRMVKPAYLATLALGERDLLSFHPQQGDVAISLTQLRANGGYHDLAAQATQRLLQESHTWNRSAYMVHNIESLASILQLLFWELFAGGRGNWQVLLLEAARLIPGLLETRTPPIPRPASFDHTTSTPHIETLSPDDPCATGVLLGSFISLDIIASASTRRPPFLNIDHAQVLRNPCISLESIIGCSNSVMGLIFEISSLDRWKEESQAIRKLSIIDLAERGRQIEERLRQELADMDTLPETSPSLLNRSKVLSVPADPDVNRLFALSALIYLHVVISGAHPELPEIADAVSQVIAVFKRLWDPRLLQSVLVWPFCVAGCLALEEQQNFFRALFSASEITESTVGTCFEAFRIMEKCWEARRSGPFNCDWASIMKQQGYYVLLR, encoded by the exons ATGATCTGCATGGATTCAGCAGTAAAGCTCGGTAAGG CCGCACGGAGTCTAAATGGATGCTGGACCTGTCGAGTCCGCAAGAAGAAATGTGACGAAACTCGGCCTGTGTGTCGTTCATGCTCTTATTTTGGGCTGGAGTGCCACGGATATGGTCCAAAACCCGAGTGGATGGACAACGGTAGACTACAGAAAGAACAGGCTGCAAAATTCAAGCGGATTGTTAGTCAACGGAAAGCGTCAAATCGAAAGGACAGGCAATCTCGGGAAGTGCGTTCGTCGCTGGATTGTAACCAGAGTCTGGGACCGGTCTCGACTGGAGACGTGCCAACACACATAGCATCGTCAGCCACTTCCGCACCGCTCCCCTTTCACGATTGCAATGATGTCGGGGGCCATGGCCCTTTTTTTGATACAATCTTGAGTTCCTTTATGGACCCGACATGGGGCCCTCTGCCCAACTATGACTATGTAGCTACTGCAGCCCAGTCCCTTATGAAAGAAGAACATCACCAACACCCATCTGCATTTTTCAGGAACATGGACTCAACGCAAAGCTCATTATCGCCCGGGTCGTCTGGGGATGTATCATGGCTTGCCCCCGACATGATGGGCTTGCATGAGGTAAAGGCTGTGCGGAGTGCAATTGTACAACACGACGAGAAGGGACATTCCACGAATGAACGGCCCTTCTCAATGGGAAATGAATGGGCATGGGACTCCTCTTCAAATGGTAACGGCTTCTCCAGTCACGCCAGCGTGAGTGACTATGCTGCCGGAAAGCCAACTGCTCCAGGACAGTTTGTGGCTTCTGGAGATGACCAAAAACATAGGGCCCCGCCAGAGGCTCTGATTGAGCCACTCCGACAACGAGGAGCAGAGGACACGTTATTTATGCACTACCTGGATCGGGTATTCTACATCCAGTTCCCATTCTACCTCTCCCGAAACCCACGAGGAAGAGCCTGCCTGTTCTCGATTATACGGATGGTCAAGCCCGCTTACCTGGCAACTCTGGCCCTCGGTGAACGAgaccttctctccttccaTCCGCAACAGGGCGATGTCGCTATCAGCCTGACTCAACTGCGCGCCAATGGCGGGTACCACGACCTGGCAGCCCAAGCAACACAGCGCTTGCTGCAAGAATCACATACATGGAATAGAAGTGCGTATATGGTTCACAATATCGAGTCTCTCGCATCCATCCTTCAGCTCTTGTTCTGGGAG CTCTTTGCCGGCGGCAGAGGGAATTGGCaggtccttcttcttgaagccgCTCGCCTGATCCCTGGCCTCCTAGAGACGCGAACACCGCCCATACCCAGACCGGCCAGTTTCGACCACACAACCTCAACACCCCACATAGAAACACTTTCTCCCGACGATCCTTGCGCGACTGGTGTCTTGCTTGGCTCCTTTATATCGCTTGATATcatcgcctccgcctccacGCGGCGGCCCCCCTTTCTGAATATTGACCACGCACAGGTGTTGCGTAACCCCTGCATATCATTGGAAAGTATCATCGGCTGTAGCAACTCAGTCATGGGCCTGATCTTCGAGATCTCCTCGCTGGACAGGTGGAAGGAAGAGTCGCAGGCGATCCGCAAGCTAAGCATTATCGACCTGGCGGAGCGTGGACGCCAGATCGAGGAACGCCTTCGACAGGAACTTGCGGACATGGACACTTTGCCGGAAACTAGCCCATCGTTGTTAAATCGCTCAAAAGTGCTCTCGGTCCCCGCCGACCCCGACGTTAACAGGCTTTTTGCCCTCTCAGCACTAATCTATCTCCATGTTGTGATCTCCGGGGCACACCCGGAGCTACCGGAGATCGCAGATGCGGTCTCACAAGTTATCGCTGTTTTCAAGCGCCTGTGGGACCCAAGACTGCTACAAAGCGTATTAGTCTGGCCATTTTGCGTGGCTGGCTGTCTAGCCCTGGAGGAACAGCAGAACTTCTTTCGTGCCCTTTTCTCGGCATCAGAGATTACAGAATCGACGGTTGGGACGTGTTTTGAAGCGTTTAGAATCATGGAGAAGTGTTGGGAAGCCAGAAGGTCAGGCCCCTTTAATTGCGATTGGGCTTCAATAATGAAACAGCAGGGTTATTATGTTTTGCTCAGATAG
- a CDS encoding putative amine transporter: MGRIMQACSGSAAWIIGFATLADKVGQEHMGKVLGLAMSFVTAGTTLGPVVSGALLQLAGYWTAWSAPLVLLALDSMARMLMLEKENADEEPTTSNEERASLLASTRPEFEMPDQPSHVSIIRLYGVLISDARIITGLLNTFAFSVILSGFDATLPLHLQDVFGWNSLPIGHPWAGSEGYGEAIFTGGIVGIGAASPLVRGAGMFQLTGLSPYSSLDKQVLMKY; this comes from the exons ATGGGCCGCATCATGCAAGCATGCTCTGGCTCTGCGGCCTGGATCATCGGGTTTGCGACCTTAGCAGATAAAGTGGGCCAGGAGCACATGGGCAAGGTCCTCGGGCTCGCAATGTCCTTTGTAACGGCCGGCACGACTTTGGGACCGGTGGTCTCCGGTGCACTACTTCAGTTGGCCGGGTATTGGACTGCGTGGTCTGCTCCTCTCGTCTTACTGGCCTTGGATTCTATGGCTCGTATGCTTATGCTCGAGAAAGAGAATGCTGATGAAGAACCCACGACTTCAAATGAAGAACGAGCGTCTTTGCTCGCTTCTACGAGACCTGAGTTCGAGATGCCTGATCAGCCAAGTCACGTATCTATTATTAGACTCTACGGTGTCCTGATCAGTGATGCTCGCATTATCACTGGTCTGCTGAATACGTTTGCGTTCTCTGTTATTCTGTCTGGCTTCGATGCGACGCTCCCTCTTCATTTACAGGATGTTTTTGGGTGGAACAGTTTACCGATCG GACATCCATGGGCTGGCTCAGAAGGATATGGAGAAGCCATATTCACCGGAGGAATTGTTGGAATTGGTGCTGCTTCGCCGTTAGTTCGCGGTGCAGGAATGTTTCAGTTGACGGGTTTGTCGCCCTACTCTTCCCTCGATAAGCAAGTGCTGATGAAATATTAG